From Tamandua tetradactyla isolate mTamTet1 chromosome 26, mTamTet1.pri, whole genome shotgun sequence, a single genomic window includes:
- the LOC143669809 gene encoding uncharacterized protein LOC143669809: FTECRFPAPASCLSAGLHICCSHHPVTLEKEEELAQNPHRIRREHEKLYNENEGKPENEVEPEDEGKSEEEEKLELEGKPDNEGQPEDEGKPENAGKPQGEGKLKSEGKSESESRAPEKRPAEDYVPRKAKRKTDRGMDDSPKNYQEDLQERHLSSEEMMRECGDMSRAQEELRKKQKMGGFHWMQKDVQDHFSPRGQRGVRGVRGRGRGQRGLHDISYL, from the coding sequence TTCACTGAGTGCCGGTTCCCTGCTCCTGCCTCCTGTCTATCTGCAGGCCTGCACATCTGTTGTTCCCATCACCCTGTGACgctagaaaaagaggaagaacttGCCCAGAATCCTCACAGGATAAGGAGAGAACATGAAAAACTCTACAATGAAAATGAGGGAAAGCCAGAAAATGAAGTAGAAcctgaagatgaaggaaagtcagaggaggaagaaaagctGGAACTGGAGGGCAAGCCAGATAATGAGGGCCAACCAGAAGATGAGGGGAAGccagaaaatgcaggaaaaccACAAGGAGAGGGCAAGCTGAAATCTGAGGGCAAGTCAGAGAGTGAGTCACGGGCCCCTGAGAAGCGTCCAGCTGAAGATTATGTGCCTcggaaagcaaaaagaaaaacagataggGGAATGGATGATTCCCCCAAGAACTATCAGGAGGACttacaggaaaggcatttgagCAGTGAGGAGATGATGAGAGAATGTGGTGATATGTCAAGGGCTCAGGAAGAgctaaggaaaaaacagaaaatgggtGGTTTTCACTGGATGCAAAAGGATGTACAGGATCATTTCTCCCCAAGGGGTCAAAGGGGAGTCAGGGGGGTGAGAGGTAGAGGTAGGGGCCAAAGGGGGTTACATGATATCTCATACCTTTAA